A region of Vigna radiata var. radiata cultivar VC1973A chromosome 6, Vradiata_ver6, whole genome shotgun sequence DNA encodes the following proteins:
- the LOC106763887 gene encoding uncharacterized protein LOC106763887 gives MGKSTNGNRDWTQMYAIYGMEQRQTLIFLLCQAMFFSVLSVLYLLYFDLVCNFFERIFSGAGGTARFAAGITGSVTALSALCLFFAAANFFYSSVPLHFDMAQRIVSAVHDWSSVKLALDLGCCGRGILLNAVATQMKKEGSSGRVVGLDRSKRTTMSTLRAAKMEGVGEYVTCREGDARRLPFPDNYFDVVVSGVFVHTVGREYGARTAEAAAERMRAVAELVRVMKPGGVGVVWDLLHVPEYVLRLQELKMEDVRVSERVTAFMVSSHIVSFRKPSQHVHGPPEVRLDWRLC, from the coding sequence ATGGGAAAATCGACGAACGGTAACAGAGACTGGACGCAGATGTACGCGATCTACGGAATGGAGCAGCGCCAAACCCTAATTTTCCTCCTCTGCCAGGCTATGTTCTTCTCTGTGTTGTCTGTTCTGTATCTTCTTTATTTTGATCTCGTTTGCAACTTTTTCGAGCGAATCTTTTCCGGCGCCGGCGGCACGGCGCGATTTGCGGCAGGAATCACTGGCTCGGTCACGGCGCTCTCCGCGCTGTGCCTCTTTTTTGCGGCGGCGAACTTTTTTTACTCCTCCGTGCCGCTGCACTTCGACATGGCTCAGCGCATAGTCTCCGCCGTGCACGACTGGTCCTCCGTGAAGCTCGCGCTTGACCTCGGCTGCTGCGGCCGCGGCATCCTCCTGAACGCGGTGGCGACGCAGATGAAGAAGGAAGGGAGTTCCGGCCGCGTCGTCGGCCTGGACCGGTCAAAGCGCACGACGATGTCGACTCTCCGCGCGGCAAAGATGGAAGGAGTCGGCGAGTACGTGACGTGCCGCGAGGGTGACGCGCGGCGGCTGCCGTTTCCGGATAACTACTTCGACGTGGTGGTGTCCGGCGTGTTCGTGCACACGGTCGGAAGGGAGTACGGCGCTCGGACGGCGGAGGCCGCGGCTGAGAGGATGCGCGCGGTGGCGGAGTTGGTTAGAGTAATGAAGCCTGGTGGAGTGGGGGTGGTGTGGGACCTATTGCACGTGCCGGAATACGTGCTTAGGTTGCAGGAGTTGAAGATGGAAGATGTAAGAGTCTCCGAGCGTGTAACGGCCTTCATGGTGAGTAGCCACATCGTTTCATTCCGGAAGCCCAGTCAACACGTGCATGGACCCCCCGAGGTTCGCCTGGATTGGAGATTATGTTGA